A portion of the Oceanispirochaeta sp. M1 genome contains these proteins:
- the gmd gene encoding GDP-mannose 4,6-dehydratase, with amino-acid sequence MKKALITGVSGQDGSYLAEFLLAKGYEVHGIKRRASSFNTARVDHLYKDTHEKNVNFFLHYGDLTDSSNLVRIIQEVKPDELYNLGAQSHVQVSFEVPEYTADTDGLGTLRLLEAIRILGMEKKVRFYQASTSELYGKVQEIPQTEKTPFYPRSPYAAAKMYAYWIVVNYRESYGMHASNGILFNHESPRRGETFVTRKITRAAARIKTGLQDKLYLGNMNAERDWGFAGDYVRMMWMMMQQDTPDDYVVATGVKRTVRDFVNYSFIELGIELEWQGEGINEKGIDVATGKALVEVDPRYFRPAEVELLIGDPTKAKEKLGWVPEITLQELVSMMVQSDLKDAEKELHLKEGGYEVQNYYE; translated from the coding sequence TTGAAAAAAGCACTAATTACAGGAGTCTCCGGTCAGGATGGTTCTTACTTGGCTGAGTTTTTATTAGCAAAAGGTTATGAAGTTCATGGTATAAAAAGAAGAGCTTCTTCATTTAATACAGCTAGAGTTGATCATCTCTATAAAGATACTCATGAAAAAAATGTTAACTTTTTTTTACATTATGGTGATCTGACTGATTCCAGTAATCTGGTTCGTATTATACAGGAAGTAAAGCCCGATGAACTTTACAACCTAGGTGCTCAAAGCCACGTTCAAGTCAGCTTTGAAGTCCCTGAATATACTGCTGATACTGATGGACTTGGTACACTACGTCTTCTAGAAGCAATCAGAATTCTTGGCATGGAGAAAAAAGTCCGCTTTTATCAAGCTTCTACAAGTGAACTTTATGGAAAGGTGCAGGAAATACCTCAAACAGAGAAGACTCCATTTTATCCGAGAAGCCCATATGCTGCAGCAAAAATGTATGCCTACTGGATTGTTGTTAACTACAGAGAGTCTTATGGAATGCATGCAAGTAATGGAATCCTATTCAATCACGAAAGCCCCCGTCGAGGTGAAACATTCGTAACTCGCAAAATAACTAGAGCTGCAGCTCGGATAAAAACCGGATTACAGGATAAATTGTATCTGGGTAATATGAATGCCGAGAGGGATTGGGGATTTGCCGGGGATTATGTACGGATGATGTGGATGATGATGCAGCAGGATACTCCTGATGATTATGTTGTTGCTACTGGTGTGAAAAGAACAGTTCGCGATTTTGTCAATTACTCATTTATTGAGCTTGGTATTGAATTGGAATGGCAGGGTGAAGGAATAAATGAGAAAGGTATAGATGTGGCTACAGGTAAAGCTCTTGTTGAAGTCGATCCTAGATATTTTAGACCTGCTGAAGTAGAACTTTTAATTGGAGATCCTACTAAGGCAAAAGAAAAGTTGGGATGGGTACCGGAAATAACTCTTCAAGAATTGGTCTCCATGATGGTTCAGTCTGACTTAAAAGATGCTGAAAAGGAACTTCATCTTAAAGAGGGTGGATACGAGGTTCAGAATTATTATGAATAA
- a CDS encoding GDP-L-fucose synthase, whose amino-acid sequence MNKSDCIYVAGHRGMVGSAIIRLLVKEGYSNIITRTHSELDLIRQEEVEDFFSENKIDYVFLSAARVGGIMANSTHKAEFYYQNAMIAQNVIHSSWKNNVKKLMNLGSSCIYPKLAEQPLREVSLLTGALEETNDAYAIAKISAIKMCRYYNEQYGTNYLSVMPTNLFGESDNYDLNSSHVLPAMIRKFHEAKINNSTVQLWGDGSPLREFLYADDLAEAVVFLMENKDADEIGEFVNIGTGKDCSIKELSEMIADIVGFNGNVEWDTLKPNGTPRKLLDVSVLEELGWTASTSLKQGIQKAYNWYLENKA is encoded by the coding sequence ATGAATAAATCAGATTGTATATATGTTGCGGGTCATCGGGGAATGGTTGGTTCGGCAATTATACGTTTGTTAGTAAAGGAAGGTTATTCAAATATTATTACCCGTACTCATAGTGAGCTCGATTTAATCAGGCAGGAGGAAGTAGAAGACTTTTTTTCTGAGAATAAGATTGATTATGTATTTTTATCTGCTGCCAGGGTCGGTGGAATAATGGCTAATTCTACTCATAAGGCGGAATTTTATTACCAGAATGCAATGATAGCTCAGAATGTTATTCATTCTTCCTGGAAGAACAATGTTAAAAAGCTGATGAATCTTGGTTCAAGCTGCATTTACCCGAAATTAGCTGAACAGCCTTTAAGAGAAGTTTCATTATTGACAGGTGCTCTTGAAGAAACAAATGATGCTTATGCAATTGCCAAAATTAGTGCCATCAAAATGTGTCGTTATTACAATGAGCAATATGGTACAAATTATCTCTCTGTGATGCCTACTAACCTTTTTGGTGAATCAGATAATTATGATTTGAATTCATCTCATGTACTACCCGCAATGATCCGTAAATTTCATGAAGCTAAAATCAATAATAGTACTGTTCAATTATGGGGTGACGGCAGTCCATTGCGTGAGTTTCTATATGCAGATGATTTAGCCGAAGCTGTTGTTTTTCTTATGGAAAATAAGGATGCTGATGAAATTGGTGAGTTTGTGAATATAGGAACAGGTAAAGACTGTTCTATAAAAGAGCTCTCTGAAATGATTGCCGATATAGTAGGATTTAATGGGAATGTCGAATGGGATACTTTAAAACCGAATGGTACACCCCGTAAGCTTCTTGATGTTTCAGTCTTGGAAGAATTAGGATGGACAGCCAGTACATCTCTTAAACAAGGTATCCAAAAAGCCTATAACTGGTACTTGGAAAACAAGGCATAA
- a CDS encoding bifunctional fucokinase/fucose-1-phosphate guanylyltransferase, with amino-acid sequence MKYLVSLPESTSDHFHQLASLDKDQWFCTSDPNGGKVGSGGGTAWLLYDAWKKSSSELSFSQWISTEKRILIHGGGQSRRLPAYASMGKLLLPMPVFRWERGQRLNQTLLDLQKPLLDRILDASADKCHTLIASGDAYISTDELIPDLPDSDVICFGLSVDPSLASRHGVFVTERNTPESLKYMLQKPSIDTLRDLARDNLFFIDIGIWLLSDRALNILMKKSGWLDTTNTFQNGIPDYYDMYGNFGLALGENPFTVDDDISSLSVAIKQIPNGAFYHLGTSPEIISSSLSIQNKVTDQKEIWSKNIKPHPAIFIQNSDVQISINENHGNLWIENSNVSEKWSIEGNQLLTGIPKNSWNLTLPAGISLDISPIGTDAYAIRPYGISDAFRGKLGSKSTKWMSKPFLNWMEDRNLSMTDCSLEPEDDIQDAALFPVLSDFSDMENVIKWMLNPKEYNARDLWIKSYRMSATDISCSVNFERLEQQRKQFRDINWLQLAENSENSVFFQIDLDHAAHEFAESSLEIPERVLNLNNPIQKTHTQMFASRVNRYKGLDYKHYSESAFEVLQNSLLINLINSKPTPIKNVFDDQIVWSRSPVRIDLAGGWTDTPPYSVLCGGNVVNVSLELNGQPPLQAFIRPSSKKKIVLSSIDLGVREVVTSFEELKDFTQVGSPFAIPKAALCLAGFHPDFCSDSYPDLITQLNQLGCGIEISLLAAIPKGSGMGTSSILASTILGALSDFCSLDWDHFEICSRTLALEQLLTTGGGWQDQYGGVIPGIKLLQTEKGWNQIPKIRWLPDRLFTEPEYQSSMLLYYTGITRVAKNLLAEIVEGMFLNERDRMMVLKEMKQHTLDTWEAIQLGDFELFGKKVARSWNLNNRLDADTTNPEIEKIIAMIDDLSIGYKLPGAGGGGYLYIVAKDPEAAQIIKKRLEDNPLNSRARFVQMRISNKGMQVSRS; translated from the coding sequence ATGAAATATCTAGTATCATTACCAGAATCTACTTCTGATCATTTTCATCAATTGGCTTCTTTAGATAAGGATCAATGGTTCTGTACCTCTGATCCAAATGGTGGCAAGGTTGGTTCCGGTGGTGGAACTGCCTGGCTATTGTATGATGCATGGAAAAAGTCTTCTTCTGAATTAAGTTTTTCTCAGTGGATTAGTACAGAGAAAAGAATTTTGATTCATGGTGGGGGGCAAAGTCGTCGTTTACCGGCATATGCCTCAATGGGGAAATTACTCCTGCCTATGCCTGTCTTTAGATGGGAGAGAGGGCAGAGGTTAAATCAAACGCTATTGGATCTTCAAAAACCTCTTCTGGATAGAATCCTCGATGCATCTGCTGATAAATGTCATACTTTGATTGCCAGTGGTGATGCGTATATAAGTACGGATGAGTTAATACCTGATCTTCCTGATTCAGATGTTATTTGTTTCGGATTGTCCGTTGATCCCTCTCTTGCATCCCGTCATGGTGTCTTTGTTACTGAGAGAAATACCCCTGAATCATTGAAGTATATGCTTCAGAAACCGAGTATTGATACTCTTCGTGATCTGGCTAGGGATAATCTTTTTTTTATCGATATAGGAATCTGGTTACTTAGCGACAGAGCACTCAATATATTAATGAAAAAATCCGGTTGGCTAGATACTACAAATACATTTCAAAATGGTATTCCTGATTATTATGATATGTATGGTAATTTTGGCTTGGCATTGGGTGAAAATCCTTTTACTGTTGATGATGATATTTCCTCATTATCTGTAGCCATTAAACAAATACCTAATGGAGCATTTTATCATTTAGGAACCAGCCCTGAGATAATCTCTTCTTCCTTGTCTATTCAGAACAAAGTGACAGACCAGAAAGAGATCTGGTCAAAGAATATTAAGCCTCATCCAGCTATCTTTATCCAGAATTCTGATGTTCAGATTTCTATAAATGAGAATCATGGAAACTTATGGATTGAGAATTCCAATGTTTCTGAAAAGTGGTCTATCGAGGGTAATCAGCTTCTTACAGGGATTCCGAAGAATAGCTGGAATCTTACACTTCCTGCGGGAATCTCTCTGGATATATCTCCCATCGGTACTGATGCTTATGCAATACGCCCTTATGGGATAAGTGATGCATTCAGAGGAAAGCTAGGATCTAAAAGTACAAAATGGATGAGTAAACCATTCCTGAACTGGATGGAGGATAGAAATCTTTCAATGACTGATTGTTCGCTGGAACCTGAAGATGATATTCAGGATGCTGCATTGTTTCCCGTATTGTCTGACTTCTCTGATATGGAAAATGTTATTAAATGGATGCTAAATCCCAAAGAATATAATGCTAGAGACCTTTGGATTAAGTCTTATAGAATGTCAGCTACTGATATTTCTTGTTCAGTGAATTTTGAAAGATTAGAACAGCAGAGAAAACAGTTTCGGGACATAAATTGGCTTCAGTTGGCTGAAAATAGTGAAAACAGTGTTTTCTTTCAGATAGATCTGGATCATGCTGCCCATGAGTTTGCAGAATCTTCTCTAGAAATTCCGGAAAGAGTACTGAATCTTAATAACCCTATCCAAAAAACTCACACTCAGATGTTTGCTTCCAGGGTTAATAGGTATAAGGGGTTGGATTATAAACATTATTCTGAATCAGCTTTTGAGGTTTTGCAGAATAGTCTGTTAATAAATCTTATTAATTCCAAACCAACTCCTATTAAGAATGTTTTTGATGATCAGATTGTGTGGTCACGTAGTCCTGTCAGAATTGACCTTGCCGGTGGATGGACAGATACTCCTCCCTACAGTGTCCTTTGTGGTGGTAATGTTGTCAATGTCTCTCTTGAGCTTAATGGACAGCCACCTCTTCAGGCTTTTATCAGACCATCTTCTAAAAAAAAGATAGTACTCAGTTCTATAGATCTTGGAGTAAGAGAAGTTGTAACAAGCTTTGAAGAGTTGAAGGATTTCACCCAGGTAGGTTCTCCCTTTGCAATACCTAAGGCCGCTTTGTGCCTTGCTGGCTTTCATCCTGATTTCTGCTCAGATTCTTATCCCGACTTAATCACTCAGCTAAATCAACTAGGCTGTGGTATTGAAATTTCATTATTGGCAGCCATACCCAAAGGCTCTGGTATGGGTACCAGCTCTATTCTGGCTTCTACCATATTAGGAGCTCTTTCTGATTTCTGTTCTCTTGACTGGGATCATTTTGAAATTTGCAGCAGGACCCTGGCCTTGGAGCAGTTGTTAACTACTGGAGGAGGCTGGCAGGATCAGTATGGTGGTGTTATTCCCGGAATTAAACTACTTCAGACTGAGAAGGGATGGAACCAGATTCCAAAGATTCGCTGGTTACCCGATAGGCTTTTTACTGAACCTGAGTATCAATCCTCTATGCTTCTATATTATACAGGTATCACCAGAGTTGCTAAAAACTTACTGGCTGAAATTGTAGAAGGTATGTTTTTGAATGAACGAGATCGCATGATGGTTTTGAAAGAGATGAAACAGCATACTCTGGATACCTGGGAAGCTATTCAATTGGGTGATTTTGAGTTATTCGGTAAGAAAGTGGCTCGTTCCTGGAATCTGAATAATCGATTGGATGCAGATACTACAAATCCTGAAATTGAAAAAATCATAGCAATGATAGATGATCTTTCTATCGGGTATAAACTTCCTGGTGCCGGAGGTGGTGGTTATTTATATATTGTTGCTAAAGATCCAGAAGCAGCTCAAATAATAAAAAAGAGATTGGAAGATAATCCTCTGAATTCTAGAGCACGTTTTGTTCAGATGAGGATTTCAAATAAGGGGATGCAAGTCTCCCGATCATAA
- the rfbA gene encoding glucose-1-phosphate thymidylyltransferase RfbA, translated as MKAIILAGGSGTRLYPATKSICKQLLPIFDKPMIYYPLSTLMLAGIKDILIISTPADTPRFEELLGDGSDLGISLTYAVQDAPNGLAEAFIIGKDFIGSDSVALVLGDNLFYGHDFAKLVTEAATLKKGATVFGYYVNDPERYGVAEFASDGTVLSLEEKPSQPKSNYAVVGLYFYDNQVVDIAANLAPSPRGELEITDVNKEYLKRGELKVELMGRGYAWLDTGTHQSLMEASQYVQIVEARQGLKIACIEEIAYSKGFIDREQFSKLADSLKKSSYGQYLIDILEREDK; from the coding sequence ATGAAAGCAATAATCTTAGCCGGAGGATCCGGAACTCGTCTCTACCCTGCAACTAAATCAATTTGTAAGCAATTGCTACCAATTTTTGATAAACCCATGATCTATTATCCTCTATCCACTCTGATGTTGGCTGGGATAAAGGATATTCTTATTATCTCTACTCCTGCTGATACACCTCGTTTTGAGGAGTTGTTGGGAGATGGTTCTGATTTGGGGATTTCTCTGACTTATGCAGTGCAGGATGCTCCTAATGGTTTGGCTGAGGCCTTTATCATTGGAAAGGACTTTATTGGTTCTGATTCAGTGGCTCTGGTGTTGGGTGATAACCTGTTTTATGGGCATGATTTTGCCAAGCTTGTTACAGAGGCAGCCACCTTGAAGAAAGGGGCAACCGTATTCGGTTATTATGTGAATGATCCTGAAAGGTATGGAGTGGCTGAGTTTGCTTCTGACGGGACAGTTTTGTCTTTGGAAGAAAAACCCTCTCAACCTAAGTCAAATTATGCCGTTGTGGGTCTCTACTTTTATGATAACCAGGTTGTGGATATTGCCGCTAATCTTGCACCTTCCCCCCGGGGAGAGCTCGAAATCACCGATGTGAATAAAGAGTATTTGAAACGGGGTGAGTTGAAGGTTGAGCTAATGGGGCGGGGTTATGCCTGGCTGGATACGGGGACTCATCAGTCTTTGATGGAAGCCTCTCAGTATGTTCAGATTGTAGAGGCCCGTCAGGGACTTAAGATTGCCTGTATCGAAGAGATCGCCTACAGTAAGGGCTTTATTGATAGGGAGCAGTTTTCAAAATTGGCTGATTCTTTAAAAAAGTCTAGTTATGGTCAGTATCTAATTGATATTCTGGAAAGAGAGGATAAGTAG
- the rfbC gene encoding dTDP-4-dehydrorhamnose 3,5-epimerase, translating to MPFDFKETSIPGVIIIQPRKFGDDRGFFMETYKQSDFVAAGITESFCQDNHSLSSKGVLRGVHFQSAPHAQGKLLRVLAGAVWDVAVDLIPGSPTFGQHVGVELTGENGTMFYIPPGFGHGFLTLSDNTHFLYKCTEEYAPSSDGGVKWDDPDLAVKWPLQTGQVPLVSDKDAILPYLKDLSL from the coding sequence ATGCCATTTGATTTTAAAGAAACTTCTATTCCAGGAGTTATAATTATACAGCCCCGGAAATTTGGGGATGATCGTGGTTTCTTTATGGAAACCTATAAGCAGAGTGATTTTGTAGCTGCAGGGATTACAGAATCCTTTTGTCAGGATAATCATTCTTTATCTTCTAAGGGAGTGTTGCGGGGGGTTCATTTTCAGAGTGCTCCCCATGCCCAGGGTAAGCTTCTTCGTGTTCTTGCTGGTGCTGTGTGGGATGTGGCTGTGGATTTGATTCCCGGTTCACCTACCTTTGGACAGCATGTGGGGGTTGAATTGACAGGGGAGAATGGAACCATGTTCTATATCCCCCCCGGTTTTGGTCATGGATTTTTAACACTCTCTGATAACACTCACTTCCTTTATAAATGTACCGAAGAATATGCTCCTTCCTCTGACGGAGGAGTGAAGTGGGATGATCCTGATCTGGCTGTGAAGTGGCCCTTGCAAACAGGTCAGGTTCCTCTTGTCTCTGATAAGGATGCAATTCTGCCCTATTTAAAGGATCTTTCATTATGA
- the rfbD gene encoding dTDP-4-dehydrorhamnose reductase has translation MIWLIGNKGMLGQDLEKKLSGLDCIGTDREVSILEADALKAFVVDKDISFIINCSAYTAVDKAEEDVKAAYAINRDGVGNIARLAADLDVPLLHISTDYVFDGSSSVPLNEETPTGPVAVYGASKLAGEELIRSLCTRYFIIRTAWLYGQYGPNFVYTMIKLMNKLETLKVVDDQVGSPTWTRDLTGLIKLIVGSGSADYGTYHLSGEGECSWFGFASEIYTLGKELGLIEGECSLVPCSSEEFPSPAKRPAYSLMSKDKVRTVLDYNVPMWQDSLNSFLKGIKADDII, from the coding sequence ATGATCTGGCTTATCGGGAATAAAGGGATGCTGGGGCAGGATCTTGAAAAAAAACTTTCTGGTTTGGATTGTATCGGAACAGATAGAGAAGTCTCTATTCTCGAAGCTGATGCTTTGAAGGCCTTTGTTGTTGACAAAGATATATCCTTTATTATCAACTGCTCGGCCTATACGGCGGTGGATAAGGCCGAAGAAGATGTAAAGGCCGCCTATGCCATTAACCGGGATGGGGTAGGGAATATAGCAAGACTCGCTGCTGACTTGGATGTTCCCCTTCTTCATATATCAACAGACTATGTATTTGACGGTTCCAGTTCAGTTCCTTTGAATGAAGAAACTCCTACTGGACCCGTTGCTGTATATGGGGCCAGTAAACTGGCGGGTGAAGAGCTGATCCGTTCTCTCTGTACCAGGTATTTTATCATCCGGACGGCCTGGCTTTATGGCCAGTATGGACCCAACTTTGTTTATACCATGATAAAGCTTATGAATAAGCTTGAAACTTTGAAGGTTGTGGATGATCAGGTCGGTTCTCCCACCTGGACCCGGGATCTCACAGGACTGATCAAGTTGATTGTAGGTAGTGGATCTGCTGACTACGGAACTTATCATCTCTCGGGAGAAGGGGAGTGCAGCTGGTTCGGTTTTGCCTCCGAGATTTATACTCTGGGGAAAGAATTGGGACTTATCGAGGGTGAATGTTCTCTTGTTCCCTGTAGCTCTGAAGAGTTTCCAAGCCCCGCAAAACGTCCAGCCTATTCCCTTATGTCTAAAGATAAGGTACGGACTGTATTGGATTATAATGTTCCCATGTGGCAGGATTCATTAAACTCTTTTTTAAAAGGAATTAAAGCAGATGACATCATCTAG
- the rfbB gene encoding dTDP-glucose 4,6-dehydratase, producing the protein MTSSRSFKNILVTGGAGFIGSNLIRVLLTKSDFTGRIINLDKLTYAGNASSLDDVASQFPSRYVFKQGDICDREFVDSLFKEYDIDSVCHLAAESHVDRSIEGPEAFITTNVNGTFTLLDVARKAWDGSYDGKLFHHVSTDEVYGSLGDTGYFFEDTPYDPRSPYSASKASSDHLVMAYYHTYGMPITMTNCSNNYGPYQFPEKLIPVMIENMLQGKALPVYGDGKNIRDWLYVEDHNSAVWAVMQGGRLGETYNIGGENEWENIKLVHTLCDVVADEAGLDASSLKGLISYVKDRPGHDQRYAINCDKLKNELGWKQSLDFEEGLQKTVRWYLDNRKWIENITSGEYLKWMEKNYKGR; encoded by the coding sequence ATGACATCATCTAGATCATTTAAAAATATACTCGTCACCGGGGGTGCCGGGTTTATCGGTAGTAATCTTATCAGGGTATTACTGACAAAGTCTGATTTTACCGGGCGGATTATCAATCTGGATAAACTTACATATGCGGGCAATGCCTCTTCATTGGACGATGTGGCTTCTCAGTTTCCCTCCCGTTATGTCTTTAAACAGGGTGATATATGTGATAGAGAATTTGTGGATTCTTTATTTAAAGAATATGATATAGACAGTGTCTGTCACTTAGCCGCCGAGAGTCATGTGGACCGCTCCATTGAGGGGCCTGAGGCCTTTATTACGACCAATGTAAACGGAACCTTTACCCTCCTGGATGTAGCCCGGAAGGCCTGGGATGGTTCCTATGATGGGAAATTATTCCACCATGTGTCTACAGATGAGGTTTATGGATCTCTGGGAGACACAGGGTATTTCTTTGAGGATACTCCCTATGATCCCCGCAGTCCTTATTCAGCCTCTAAAGCCTCCTCGGATCATCTGGTGATGGCCTATTACCATACCTATGGAATGCCTATCACCATGACCAACTGTTCCAATAACTACGGACCCTATCAGTTCCCTGAGAAGCTTATACCCGTGATGATTGAGAATATGCTTCAGGGGAAGGCTCTGCCTGTGTATGGAGATGGAAAGAACATCCGGGACTGGCTCTATGTGGAAGACCATAACTCCGCCGTCTGGGCCGTCATGCAGGGCGGAAGGCTGGGTGAAACCTATAACATCGGCGGGGAGAACGAGTGGGAGAATATCAAGCTTGTTCATACCCTCTGTGATGTTGTGGCCGATGAGGCCGGGCTGGATGCTTCTTCATTAAAGGGATTGATCTCCTATGTGAAAGACCGCCCCGGTCATGACCAGAGATATGCCATCAATTGTGACAAGCTTAAGAATGAATTGGGCTGGAAACAGTCCCTGGATTTTGAAGAGGGCTTGCAGAAGACGGTGCGCTGGTATCTGGATAACAGGAAGTGGATCGAGAATATAACAAGTGGTGAATATCTTAAATGGATGGAAAAGAACTATAAAGGACGTTAA
- a CDS encoding glycosyltransferase family 2 protein, giving the protein MSDSITVFTAAYNYGEYLHRVYTSLEAQSYKNFEWVIVDDCSTDNTREVVESWLQDKNDFPIRYFRQSENKGKMAAMNRGVREASYELFISIDADDELMPDALAIYMKHWDSIDKETRLGLSALVGLCKDQHGELVGNKFPSDPLIADFYETTFKYKIVGDKLEMYRTAVLREFPYYEGVDRHVIHSATYFDMAEKYKLYCFNEIVRIYYRDEDGKVPLSKRTKKLRFLKGRQYYAEMRINKYFPRIPSVKFKFLTFISYTRYSWHIGISLSEMMQRIEKGKNKVAFIAILPLSLSLIVMDKIQKRA; this is encoded by the coding sequence ATGTCCGATTCTATCACCGTATTTACCGCCGCCTACAACTATGGCGAATATCTACACCGTGTTTATACAAGCCTGGAGGCACAGAGTTACAAAAACTTTGAATGGGTCATAGTCGATGACTGTTCCACCGATAATACCCGGGAAGTGGTGGAAAGCTGGCTTCAGGATAAGAATGATTTTCCTATCAGATATTTCCGGCAGTCTGAAAATAAAGGCAAGATGGCCGCCATGAACAGGGGTGTGCGTGAAGCCTCATACGAACTCTTTATCAGTATAGATGCGGATGACGAGCTCATGCCCGATGCTCTTGCTATCTATATGAAGCATTGGGATTCAATTGATAAAGAGACAAGACTGGGACTTTCAGCCCTTGTGGGGCTATGTAAAGATCAGCATGGTGAGCTTGTGGGGAACAAATTCCCCAGTGATCCTCTTATTGCCGACTTTTATGAGACCACATTCAAATATAAGATCGTCGGAGATAAGCTTGAGATGTACCGGACGGCGGTGCTCAGGGAATTTCCCTATTATGAGGGTGTTGACCGTCATGTTATCCATTCGGCAACCTACTTTGATATGGCCGAGAAATATAAACTTTACTGTTTCAATGAAATTGTAAGGATCTATTACAGAGATGAAGATGGTAAAGTTCCCCTTTCCAAAAGAACAAAGAAACTTCGCTTCCTGAAAGGGCGGCAGTACTATGCGGAGATGCGTATTAATAAATATTTTCCCCGCATCCCTTCAGTAAAATTTAAATTTTTAACTTTTATCTCCTATACCCGTTACTCCTGGCACATCGGTATCAGCCTTTCAGAGATGATGCAGAGGATCGAGAAAGGAAAGAATAAAGTAGCATTTATTGCAATACTCCCCCTCTCTTTGAGCTTAATAGTCATGGATAAGATTCAGAAAAGGGCCTAA
- a CDS encoding glycosyltransferase family 2 protein codes for MENQFKKISVIIVTYQSGEILVDCLNSVQRFFPNDEIIVVDNHPEDVDIKEYKTLFPNVYFISNPENSGFGGGNNFGADQSQGDILFFLNPDTVIEEFDRAAVLKQFEKSEDSITGFPLFYPDGSFCKPLKYIPEIDFILPKKLYGSLYKRIFSKDQRISRRLYISGAAFMIKKKLFNEADQFDQRYFLFFEENDLRSSLILKKKYNPTVLSKGFKIIHHEGKSYNKNGISWYADSLRLYARKFGKKYLIPYKRFCVSLSLFIGNLRGKDGDSKRILLKELKRD; via the coding sequence ATGGAAAATCAATTCAAAAAAATCTCTGTAATCATTGTAACGTATCAAAGTGGTGAAATATTAGTTGATTGTCTAAATTCTGTACAGCGATTTTTCCCTAATGATGAAATAATTGTTGTGGATAATCATCCTGAGGATGTTGATATAAAAGAGTATAAGACTCTTTTTCCGAATGTATACTTTATAAGCAACCCGGAAAATAGCGGCTTCGGGGGTGGGAATAACTTTGGAGCGGATCAATCACAGGGGGATATTCTTTTCTTCCTGAACCCTGACACGGTGATTGAAGAGTTTGACAGAGCCGCCGTCTTAAAACAGTTTGAGAAATCGGAGGATTCCATAACTGGATTCCCCCTTTTTTATCCTGACGGGAGCTTCTGTAAGCCTTTGAAATACATCCCTGAAATTGACTTCATCCTCCCCAAAAAACTCTATGGGAGTTTATACAAAAGAATATTTTCAAAGGATCAAAGAATATCCCGAAGACTCTATATTTCGGGTGCTGCTTTTATGATTAAAAAAAAGCTGTTCAATGAAGCTGATCAATTCGATCAAAGATATTTTCTATTTTTCGAAGAGAATGACCTTCGGAGCTCATTGATTTTGAAGAAAAAGTATAATCCCACTGTACTGAGCAAGGGTTTTAAAATCATTCACCATGAAGGTAAAAGCTATAATAAGAATGGTATCAGCTGGTATGCCGATTCACTGAGACTCTATGCAAGGAAATTTGGGAAGAAGTATTTAATTCCCTACAAGAGATTCTGTGTTTCACTTTCCCTCTTTATCGGTAATTTAAGGGGAAAAGACGGGGACAGTAAAAGGATTCTCCTTAAGGAACTGAAAAGAGATTAG